In Bacillus sp. KH172YL63, one genomic interval encodes:
- the yutH gene encoding spore coat putative kinase YutH translates to MSQEILINHFGLHPERAYFDGMMDRYLVGGLIYSIVGVSDMEQETLVELYKLAEHLKIHGDRNVSTFVPNKEGRFLVVEKNNDYVVLRNENIPSPPENKIGRKLAKFHFRGRTFEEKVERINRMGQWKDLWEKRLSQLEKAYYQVIQDQPADEFERRFVESYPYYNALSENAIQYLVDTELDEDPTAVDAGTVCHERFLQSTWGKDVSIHFPFQWVFDHGSRDIAEWVRERYFMRSQTFHPDLQEFMKEYESVSPLSPFSWRLLYARLLFPLHYFECIEEYYISGSEQQKKIVEDKLERYLKNSQQYESFLSDFYHMTEVPVKKWGIPLVAWL, encoded by the coding sequence ATGTCTCAAGAAATATTAATCAATCACTTTGGGCTGCATCCTGAGCGGGCATATTTCGATGGTATGATGGATCGCTATTTGGTCGGGGGATTAATATATAGTATTGTTGGCGTTTCGGATATGGAACAGGAAACGCTTGTGGAACTTTATAAATTAGCCGAGCATCTGAAAATCCATGGTGACCGGAATGTATCAACGTTTGTACCGAACAAGGAAGGAAGATTCCTCGTCGTCGAGAAAAACAATGACTACGTTGTCCTGAGAAATGAAAACATCCCATCCCCGCCGGAAAATAAAATAGGAAGAAAGCTGGCCAAATTCCATTTCAGGGGACGGACCTTTGAAGAGAAAGTCGAGCGGATCAACAGGATGGGGCAGTGGAAGGACCTGTGGGAGAAGCGTCTGTCACAGTTGGAGAAAGCGTATTATCAGGTCATACAGGATCAGCCAGCTGATGAGTTTGAACGGCGTTTCGTGGAGAGTTATCCATATTATAATGCCCTCTCTGAAAATGCGATTCAATACCTGGTGGATACGGAACTCGATGAAGACCCGACTGCGGTTGATGCAGGCACTGTTTGCCATGAACGGTTCCTTCAATCGACCTGGGGAAAAGATGTTTCCATCCATTTCCCATTTCAGTGGGTATTTGACCATGGGAGCAGGGATATCGCCGAATGGGTGAGGGAGCGGTATTTCATGAGGAGCCAGACATTTCACCCGGATCTGCAGGAGTTCATGAAGGAGTATGAATCGGTCAGTCCGCTGTCCCCGTTTTCCTGGAGATTGCTGTACGCGAGACTGCTGTTTCCCCTTCATTATTTCGAGTGCATCGAGGAGTATTATATTTCCGGATCTGAACAGCAGAAGAAGATTGTAGAAGATAAACTCGAGCGTTATTTAAAGAACTCCCAACAATATGAATCGTTCCTGTCGGATTTTTATCATATGACTGAAGTGCCGGTGAAGAAATGGGGAATCCCCCTTGTGGCATGGCTTTAG
- a CDS encoding phosphatidylglycerophosphatase A family protein has translation MKDKDSMDLLEKTARKWLHERGVEIEDIAQLVMYLQQKYHPDLELKECVYNVERVLTKREVQNAILTGIQLDILAEKKMLEQPLQSIIEVDEGLYGVDEILAFSIVNVYGSIGFTNYGYIDKQKPGILERLNDKSSGACHTFLDDIVGAIAAAASSRLAHRAEHAE, from the coding sequence ATGAAGGATAAAGATTCAATGGATTTATTAGAGAAGACGGCAAGAAAATGGCTGCACGAAAGAGGCGTCGAGATTGAAGACATCGCTCAATTGGTCATGTACCTTCAGCAAAAATATCATCCTGATCTGGAATTAAAGGAATGTGTCTATAATGTTGAACGGGTACTGACGAAACGGGAAGTACAGAATGCGATACTGACAGGTATTCAACTTGATATATTAGCGGAGAAAAAGATGCTTGAGCAACCACTCCAATCGATCATTGAAGTGGATGAAGGCTTATACGGGGTCGATGAAATCCTCGCCTTTTCCATCGTGAACGTTTACGGATCGATCGGTTTTACAAACTATGGTTACATCGATAAACAAAAACCGGGAATCCTTGAGCGGTTAAACGATAAATCTTCCGGCGCGTGTCATACATTCCTCGATGATATCGTGGGTGCCATCGCCGCGGCCGCTTCCAGCAGGCTCGCACACCGGGCCGAACACGCAGAATAA